The genomic region TTGAGCGCGAAGCGTCCGGAAAAAAACTTTCCACTCCGCTCATAACTCGGTTTGTTATTTGATCTCCAGGCTGAGTCATTATGAATCATTTCCTCTTGATCAGCCTTTTATTATCGGGCTTTTATACGGACTTGCCAGGATCATTCACTTGCTGAATATCTGAAGCCTCAGGGACTTTCAGCAGCACGGCAAAACCAGCAGCAAAAAAAAAAAGCGCCACGCTCATCCCGGCCCGTTGACTATCCGCCAGGTAGGTGACAGCTCCTACAAACAGTGGGCAGAAAAACGCTACCTTGCCTGACAGAGCATATAAGCCGAACATCTGGTTTCGCAGAGCTTCAGGGGCCACCCGGCCCATGTAAGTGCGGCTGGCAGCCTGGACCGGTCCGACAAAGATCCCCAGCACCAGGGCAGAGACCCAGAACAGGATTACAGACTCAGTCAGAACAATCACAGAACCAGTGATGATTAATCCGGACAGGGATAAGAGAATAGTTTTTTTACTGCCGAACCAGTCATCAATCCAGGCAAAGCAAGCAGCCCCAAATCCCGCTGTTATGTTGACCACAATGCCGAAAACAAGAACTTCCCGCGGGCTCATACCGAATGTTCCGGCGGCATAAACCCCTCCGAAAATAAATACAGTTGCCAGACCATCAATATACAGGAGACGGGCGATGAGAAAGCGCACAATGTACGAGTATTCCCGAGCTTGTCTTATTGACTGTCCCAGTTGCCTTATTCCATCTCTGACCGCCCGGCCCACAGCTTTTCCCGTGCCCGGCTGATCAGGCGTAAACAGAAACATGGGAAGCGAAAACAAGGCGAACCAGGCCGCAGCCAGGAAAAAAGTAGCCCTTACAGGCTCGGCCGTCTGCTCATCGAGTCCAAACCACTGCTCCCCGTGGGTTATTACTGTCAACGCGGCCACCAGAGCCATAAGTCCACCCAGATAGCCCATGCTCCATCCCCACCCCGACCAGCGGCCCATCCTCTCGGAGTTCGCCAGTCTGGGCAGCATGGCATTGTAGAAAACTCCGGCGTATTCCATCCCTATTTCACCGATGGAAACAAGCAGCAAAGCGAGGATAACATACTCCACAGAAGGCTTTACCAGCCACAAAGATGCGGTTGCCAGGATACATACCAGGCTGAATCCGGCAATCCAGGGTTTGCGTCGTCCGGTCTGATCAACAATGGCGCCCAGCAGAGGCCCTCCGATACCCACCAGTATTCCGGTTATACCAAGGGTCGTCGCCCACAATGCAGCGCCAGTCACCTCATCGCCTGCAACCATCTGTGAAAAGTAGGTTGCGAATACAAAGGTGAGCACTATGGTTGCGTAAGAATTGCTGCCCCAGTCAAAGAACGCCCATGACCACATTCCAGGAGATGTTGATTCTCCTGCCCGGTGTAAACTTCCTTTTTCAATCGTTGAGCAATCGGTTCCCCGAACGGCCTGTTTCATGCAGTACCTGGTTTATCCTTATTCTCTGAAATTATTTCATCTTTTTTGGCAATGTTTTTTGATCTGCCTCAGTTAAACTCCCCAAAGGCTTGCCGGGTCAACCTTACTTTTCATTGGGAAATCCCGGTTTATCAGGGTAGGCCCCAGTTAAACCCTGCTCCGCAGAAACGCTTTCATCTTTCTTAAAGGGTCAGACAGGGTTAAGAGATGGATTAAGAAAAAAGTTTTTTTATACCCCCTCCCAGCGTAATGCCCTTCAGGCCTGCTCTTTTAGCAACTATACGGGACAGGCTTAGGTCAGGCTAAAAGGTCTTCAATCCTGTTAATCCTGTCTAAATTTCTTTTTTTTGACAGCATTTCACGAGTAAGTCACTGAAAGTCAGTTCCATGTTCTCAATTTCAAAATCCAGACTGGGTTAATAGGAATTTTCATTCTCATCTTACAGACAGGTAGTTGATATAAACATAAGGACCAAAATCATTCATCTGCAATAAGGGTTTTACAGTATTTTATATTCTCTTCATCCAGTTCAAATTAATATCACATCGACACTTTGTGTAAATTGCTGCTTCGGCCATCGGGGACAGGTATTCCAGCACATATTTTTCATTAAATTTTTTTTTATCAGCAGATAAAAATTAGTACTGGGAGAGCCTGTCTCCTTCCATCTCAAATTAAATGTCTCTTTAGTGTTAATCGTCATCAATAAATTCATACAGCCTTTCTGAAAGCTATTTACTGTTTCTCCCCTATTCACAGCAGCTTGATTCTGCATACCTTTTAAAAAGAGTCACATGAATGCTTGTTTTGGAAGAACTTTCAAGTCGAAGTGCTGGTGTCACTATATCACGTCAGTGGTAACAGTTTAGTTTACAGCAGTATGTGGTTAGTTCTGTCCTTAAATTCAATGAACTAAAATATTATCACCAGTGATGGCCTTAAGACGGTTATTGTATTAAGTGTAACTGAATATTCCAGAAATCAGATTTTATTAATAAGCATATAGATATTAGTTTCCTTGTAATAGTTTAGCTCCTTTCTAAGGAAAGCAAAGGACTGGCTCTCCCAGCCTTTGTATTTTGCTGATGTAAAACACAGACGTAATTTAGCAAGGACTTGAAGAGCCTGTACCCGTGCCACATGCAAAAAGCTAAACTGTTACGTTGTCTTATATTCATTTAACCATTTAACAGGAGGTTTTTTTACCATGGCCCTAATGGATGAAGAGATTAAAAACAGTATTGTCGATGCAATATATAGAGATCCTCGCATCAACGCATCAGATGTAAGTGTAGAAGTAGACAATGGTAAGGTCACCCTTTCAGGTCAAGTGCCTACATATTTTTCTTTTACAGCCACACACAGCAATGCTTTGCAGATACCAGGCGTAGTCAGTGTGGATAACAGGCTTATAGTCAGTTATCCTCCGGGAGTAACTATACCCGCTGCTTCTGAATTATTATCCTTTGTGGAAGACAAGCTTGACCGAAACCCTGATATTGACATTCAGGATAAAGAAATCAAGGTCACAGGAGGAAATGTTACCTTACGCGGAACCGTGGATGCTTACTGGAAAAAGGATTACGCGGAAACCCTGGTTGCATCTGAACCAGGAGTACTCACCATAACCAATAATCTGGCAATAGTCCCTGATAAGGACTATCTTGACCAGGATGTTGCCAATGGGGTGTCATTATCACTGGAATCCAATCCATTGGTATCATCTGAAGACATAGACGTTAGAGTTCAAAACGGAAAAGTCACCTTGACTGGAACGGTACCAAGCTGGCCTGTCTGGGAAGCTGCACACAATTCAGCTGTACTTACTCCCGGAGTAAGAGGAGTTGAAAACTTGATTGTTGTTTCCTGGCCTCAGTTGTAAAATAAAATTGCTCCGTAAGACCAGCACAATAACAATCTTAATTTATCATGCAAAAGTGGCTATGTAATAAAATGGTCCCTGGATCAGATGCGGGATGATTGTTAAAGTTGCTCGCATTCTTTACCGACATTCATGCAAAAAGCTATCCTTGATCAAGGCTGCATATGCTACTCGAAGATAAGAATGTCTCCGGCAATAACTAAACAAGTATCATCTCGGCATAAGTATTTTTGGCATAAAATGACTGCCGGATCCAGCGCTCCATAGCGAGACGATTTTTAAACATCTGCAAAATTATTTTTCAGGTGAAACATAAACTTTAAAGGAGTAAAATATGTTGCGTTTATTATCTTTTATGATTTGTTTCTCAATGCTGACTGCATTTTCATTTGCCTGGGCTGCAGTAATCCCTGACGAAGAAATCAAAAAAAATGTAATTGAAGAATTGTATGGAGACGACCGGGTGGATGCATCCGATATCCGGGTAGAGGTAAATTACGGTGAAGTAATTCTTTCCGGTGAAGTGCCGACTTATCTGTCTTTTACCAGTGCACACAGCAATGCCCTTCAAGTACAAGGAGTTACCATGGTGGATAACCGCCTTACAGTAACTTATCCAGCTGATGTACATACCCCCGCTGATAAAGCAATTGAAAACAGAATAGAGAACGTACTCGCCCTGAACCCTGATATTAATATTCAGGATATGGAAGTCCAGGTTAGAGGCGGGATTGTAGATTTGCGGGGAACTGTAGATGCTTTCTGGAAAAAAAATTATGCTCAAGAGCTGGTAGCTCCAGAACCAGGGGTGATCGCAATCAATAACCATCTGGCAATCGTTCCCACAAGAGATATTATAGACCAGGACATTGCCAAAGACATCGTAAGATCTCTTGAAGTCAGGGCTGCTGTATTAGCTGAAGACGTAACTGTAACAGTAGAAAACGGAGAGGTGGAACTAACAGGAACAGTTCCCAGCTGGATTGCCAAAGAATCGGCCTACCATGCTGCTGAATTCACCGCCGGTGTCATTGACGTGAAGAACTATCTAAACATAGCAAATATCGGCAGTTAGACAAATCTGGATTACCAGGCGAATCCTTACATGAAAAAGCCCTGATCAGTTAAATGATCAGGGCTTTTCTGTGTCATCCTGACACCTCATTGCCAGTAGAACAATGGTCAGATATTTAGAAAAATAATGTTATTATCGCCCTGCTGCTTTAAAAAGGGGCTGGGCTATAACCAGCCCATGGCAGTGACTATGCATAGAAGCATCAACAGCGTCCCAGCAAAAAAGCCGCAAAGCCGCAAGACTTGATGAAGTTTTGATTCATAACTTTTTCAGGCCTCCAGCATTTCTGTTACTTCCTGTTCATCCAGGTCATGCCAGTGGCTGTATGCTTCAGCTACAGCAAAGAACGGCGCTGTACGGATATTGATGCAGTATATTTTGTCCACCTCCGTGGATATACGGTCAACTGTTTTCAGCGGGGCAGTGGGAAC from Desulfonatronovibrio magnus harbors:
- a CDS encoding BON domain-containing protein, which gives rise to MLRLLSFMICFSMLTAFSFAWAAVIPDEEIKKNVIEELYGDDRVDASDIRVEVNYGEVILSGEVPTYLSFTSAHSNALQVQGVTMVDNRLTVTYPADVHTPADKAIENRIENVLALNPDINIQDMEVQVRGGIVDLRGTVDAFWKKNYAQELVAPEPGVIAINNHLAIVPTRDIIDQDIAKDIVRSLEVRAAVLAEDVTVTVENGEVELTGTVPSWIAKESAYHAAEFTAGVIDVKNYLNIANIGS
- a CDS encoding BON domain-containing protein — protein: MALMDEEIKNSIVDAIYRDPRINASDVSVEVDNGKVTLSGQVPTYFSFTATHSNALQIPGVVSVDNRLIVSYPPGVTIPAASELLSFVEDKLDRNPDIDIQDKEIKVTGGNVTLRGTVDAYWKKDYAETLVASEPGVLTITNNLAIVPDKDYLDQDVANGVSLSLESNPLVSSEDIDVRVQNGKVTLTGTVPSWPVWEAAHNSAVLTPGVRGVENLIVVSWPQL
- a CDS encoding MFS transporter, whose protein sequence is MKQAVRGTDCSTIEKGSLHRAGESTSPGMWSWAFFDWGSNSYATIVLTFVFATYFSQMVAGDEVTGAALWATTLGITGILVGIGGPLLGAIVDQTGRRKPWIAGFSLVCILATASLWLVKPSVEYVILALLLVSIGEIGMEYAGVFYNAMLPRLANSERMGRWSGWGWSMGYLGGLMALVAALTVITHGEQWFGLDEQTAEPVRATFFLAAAWFALFSLPMFLFTPDQPGTGKAVGRAVRDGIRQLGQSIRQAREYSYIVRFLIARLLYIDGLATVFIFGGVYAAGTFGMSPREVLVFGIVVNITAGFGAACFAWIDDWFGSKKTILLSLSGLIITGSVIVLTESVILFWVSALVLGIFVGPVQAASRTYMGRVAPEALRNQMFGLYALSGKVAFFCPLFVGAVTYLADSQRAGMSVALFFFAAGFAVLLKVPEASDIQQVNDPGKSV